A single Lolium perenne isolate Kyuss_39 chromosome 6, Kyuss_2.0, whole genome shotgun sequence DNA region contains:
- the LOC127306775 gene encoding actin-depolymerizing factor 1, which produces MSNSASGMAVCDECKLKFQELKAKRSFRFIVFKINEKVQQVVVDRVGQPNESYDDFTACLPADECRYAVFDFDFVTDENCQKSKIFFISWAPDIARVRSKMLYASSKDRFKRELDGIQVELQATDPSEMSMDIVKARAL; this is translated from the exons ATG TCGAATTCTGCATCGGGAATGGCCGTATGCGACGAATGCAAACTCAAGTTCCAGGAACTTAAGGCGAAGAGGAGCTTCCGCTTCATTGTGTTCAAGATCAACGAGAAAGTGCAGCAGGTGGTGGTGGACAGGGTGGGGCAGCCTAATGAGAGCTATGATGATTTTACAGCCTGTTTACCCGCTGATGAGTGCCGCTATGCAGTGTTTGATTTTGACTTCGTCACTGATGAGAACTGCCAGAAGAGCAAGATCTTCTTCATCTCTTG GGCTCCTGACATAGCAAGGGTGAGGAGCAAGATGCTGTACGCGAGCTCCAAGGACCGCTTCAAGAGGGAGCTCGACGGCATCCAGGTGGAGCTACAGGCGACCGACCCAAGCGAGATGAGCATGGACATCGTAAAGGCGCGGGCCCTCTGA